From Longimicrobium sp.:
CGTCGCGACCTCGACCGGCGTGCGGGGCTCGCCGCGCGCGGTCGCCAGGAAGATCTCCTCGACCACGCCTGCCGTCACTCGCTCCCCGCCAGCCCCAGCTCGGGGGCGACGCCGCGCATCGCCTCGATGACGAAGGCGACGTGCTCGGGGAGGTCGACGCCGAGCAGCCCGGCGGCGTGGCGCACGTCCTCGCGGTCCACGCCGGCGGCGAAGCCCTTGTCCTTCATCTTCTTGAGCACCGACTTCGCCTCCAGATCCATCACCGACCTGGAGGGGCGCACGAGCGCGGCGGCGGTCACCAGGCCGGTGATCTCGTCGCAGGCGTAGAGGGTGCGATCCAGGAGGGACTCCGGCTGCACGCCGGTGCGCGGGGCGTAGTGCGCGAGTACCGCGTGCACCATCTCCTCCGGGTAGCCGCGCTCGCGCAGGATCTCGGTTCCGGGGAGCGGGTGCTGGTCCGGAAAGCGTTCGTAGTCGAAGTCGTGCAGGAGGCCCGTGAGCCCGAACAGCTCCTCGTCCTCGCCGAAGCGGCGGGCGTAGGCGCGGCACGCCGCCTCCACCGAGTACATGTGGCGGCGCAGGCTTTCGCTCTGCACGTACTCGTGCATCAGCGCCAGGGCTTCATCGCGGGCGGGAAGCGGCATCGGCTTGGTTGCGGATCGGGAAATGGAAACGGCTGCGCGGCCCAA
This genomic window contains:
- a CDS encoding HD domain-containing protein, whose translation is MPLPARDEALALMHEYVQSESLRRHMYSVEAACRAYARRFGEDEELFGLTGLLHDFDYERFPDQHPLPGTEILRERGYPEEMVHAVLAHYAPRTGVQPESLLDRTLYACDEITGLVTAAALVRPSRSVMDLEAKSVLKKMKDKGFAAGVDREDVRHAAGLLGVDLPEHVAFVIEAMRGVAPELGLAGSE